In the Acidobacteriota bacterium genome, one interval contains:
- a CDS encoding adenosine-specific kinase: MELIPVDLSFPEGCNLILGQSHFIKTVEDLYEAMVNSVPGAKFGVAFCEASGPCLIRHDGTDPELEQCAVSNAERLGAGHSFVIVMSNVFPLNVLPKVRDCHEVVRIFCATANPVTAVLARTDQGNGILGVIDGFAPRGVEKDDDRRHRLDFLRKIGYKRG; encoded by the coding sequence ATGGAACTGATCCCCGTCGACCTGAGCTTCCCCGAGGGCTGCAACCTCATCCTCGGGCAATCCCACTTCATCAAGACCGTGGAAGACCTCTACGAGGCCATGGTCAACTCCGTCCCGGGCGCGAAGTTCGGGGTCGCCTTCTGCGAGGCGTCGGGGCCGTGCCTGATCCGGCACGACGGCACCGACCCGGAGCTGGAGCAGTGCGCCGTGTCCAACGCCGAACGTCTCGGCGCGGGACACTCATTCGTGATCGTGATGAGCAACGTCTTTCCCCTCAACGTGCTCCCGAAGGTCCGGGACTGCCACGAGGTGGTCCGGATCTTCTGCGCCACGGCCAACCCCGTCACGGCGGTGCTGGCCCGCACCGATCAGGGCAACGGCATCCTGGGCGTCATCGACGGCTTCGCACCCAGGGGGGTCGAGAAGGACGACGACCGTCGCCACCGCCTCGACTTCCTGCGGAAGATCGGGTACAAACGCGGCTGA
- a CDS encoding glycosyltransferase family 2 protein — MSDPASNRVSFIIPVYNEKESLRFLHAGIREAMGKLGRPCEIIFVDDGSRDGSDRVLDELFASDPDVQVIHLRRNFGKAAALAAGFAQARGEILFTLDADLQDDPVEIPKFLARIEEGYDLVSGWKSPRRDPLTRRLASWVYNRVAGRLAGVKLHDMNCGFKAYRREATEYLNLYGEMHRYIPVIASSFGFRIGEVKITHHRRRFGKSKYGLWRFFSGFFDLFTVLILTRWAARPQHVFGMFGLLLTLAGAGITLALLVWRLMGNFLSNRPLFYLGLSVLIVGIQVVFFGFLAEMIAHSRSADTFYSIREHRRHAPPASPPEEGAR, encoded by the coding sequence GTGTCCGACCCTGCCTCGAACCGGGTGTCCTTCATCATCCCTGTGTACAACGAGAAGGAATCCCTGCGCTTTCTCCACGCCGGCATTCGGGAGGCCATGGGGAAGCTGGGCCGCCCCTGCGAGATCATTTTCGTCGACGACGGCAGCCGCGACGGGTCGGATCGCGTGCTGGACGAACTCTTTGCCTCGGACCCCGACGTCCAGGTCATCCACCTCCGCCGGAACTTCGGGAAGGCCGCGGCCCTGGCTGCAGGTTTCGCCCAGGCCCGCGGGGAAATCCTCTTCACCCTGGACGCCGACCTCCAGGACGACCCCGTGGAGATCCCCAAGTTCCTGGCCCGGATCGAGGAGGGATACGACCTGGTCTCCGGCTGGAAGTCTCCCCGCCGGGACCCCCTCACCCGCCGCCTCGCCTCCTGGGTCTACAACCGCGTGGCGGGGAGGCTGGCCGGGGTGAAGCTCCACGACATGAACTGCGGCTTCAAGGCCTACCGCCGTGAGGCCACGGAGTACCTGAACCTCTACGGCGAGATGCACCGGTACATCCCCGTCATCGCCTCCAGCTTCGGCTTCCGCATCGGCGAGGTGAAGATCACCCACCACCGACGCCGGTTCGGGAAGTCCAAGTACGGCCTGTGGCGCTTCTTCAGCGGCTTCTTCGACCTCTTCACGGTCCTGATCCTCACCCGCTGGGCCGCCCGCCCCCAGCACGTCTTCGGCATGTTCGGGCTGCTGCTCACCCTGGCCGGGGCGGGGATCACCCTCGCCCTCCTGGTCTGGCGCCTCATGGGGAACTTCCTGAGCAACCGGCCGCTGTTCTACCTCGGCCTCTCCGTTCTGATCGTGGGGATCCAGGTGGTCTTCTTCGGCTTCCTGGCCGAGATGATCGCCCACTCCCGCAGCGCCGACACGTTCTACTCCATCCGGGAGCACCGGCGCCACGCCCCTCCGGCCTCCCCCCCGGAGGAGGGCGCGCGTTGA
- a CDS encoding CPBP family intramembrane metalloprotease, which produces MTDFTVPGPDGGDLAPGGGPGAPNEPVPGPAGLAAPFDGRGFPPARGPRPPALVGLLEIVLVSGLLTDFLVAVLVASLFGVHVRDLSPNTVLLFAVMMTSTVVIVFIAWCLQVIHPEEPRLALPLPPPRGLLRETGFCLAVLPGLLVLMVVLKLLFAWVLPGAVPPSNALLDSIGGPLDLVLFLVSSVVAGGVREEVQRAVIVLRGEVCFQAPLATLLIWSVIFGLEHRVQGWDAVFSTAVLGFVFGVIFLRRRNLYAPFLCHALFNVTVLLLYWFTRNLRPGGA; this is translated from the coding sequence ATGACCGATTTCACGGTGCCGGGACCGGACGGGGGCGACCTGGCGCCCGGCGGGGGTCCCGGTGCGCCGAACGAGCCGGTGCCGGGCCCTGCCGGCCTGGCGGCGCCGTTCGACGGGAGGGGTTTCCCGCCGGCACGGGGGCCCCGTCCACCCGCCCTGGTCGGCCTGCTGGAGATCGTGCTGGTCTCGGGTCTCCTGACCGATTTCCTCGTGGCCGTCCTCGTCGCGTCCCTGTTCGGCGTACACGTCCGGGACCTGTCCCCGAACACGGTCCTGCTTTTCGCCGTGATGATGACCAGCACGGTGGTCATCGTGTTCATCGCCTGGTGCCTGCAGGTGATACACCCGGAGGAGCCCCGCCTCGCCCTGCCGCTGCCGCCCCCGCGGGGCCTGCTCCGGGAGACGGGGTTCTGCCTGGCCGTCCTGCCCGGGCTCCTGGTTCTCATGGTGGTCCTCAAGCTGCTCTTCGCGTGGGTGCTGCCGGGCGCCGTCCCGCCGTCGAACGCCCTTCTGGACTCCATCGGGGGGCCCCTGGACCTGGTGCTCTTCCTGGTCAGCTCGGTGGTGGCCGGGGGTGTCCGGGAGGAAGTCCAGCGGGCGGTCATCGTCCTGCGGGGCGAGGTGTGTTTCCAGGCGCCCCTGGCCACCCTGCTGATCTGGAGCGTGATCTTCGGCCTGGAACACCGGGTGCAGGGCTGGGACGCCGTCTTCTCCACGGCCGTGCTGGGGTTCGTCTTCGGGGTGATTTTCCTGCGGCGCCGGAACCTGTACGCACCCTTCCTGTGCCACGCCCTGTTCAACGTGACGGTCCTCCTGCTATACTGGTTCACCCGGAACCTCCGGCCCGGGGGCGCCTGA
- a CDS encoding glycosyltransferase yields MKIGVLGPFPPFRGGISNFDAELVRNLPETVDGAAFNYTRLYPRLLFPGKTPLDTSRVRYPGAADPVFDPYNPLSWRRGRRRIAAEGLDVLLLSWWTPFFAPFLLRFLGPLHHRAYQRLLLVCHNVEPHEPVPLGRFFQRRLFRLADAFIAHWEGDAGALARAWPHTPVCRLFVPRFSGFPDTPGLTRMEARERLGLPGAAKIVLFFGIIRKYKGLDVLLQAFETLAAEHPDLFLVVAGEFYDKRRDYQTWIAPLERAGRIRVTDAFVPNEAVEVYVKASDVAVLPYHHATQSGVIPLVYQWGRGVVTTRVGGLAETVDDGVSGILVPPGDPRALAGAILAYLQARDRFESAVPATAARFTPRRYVEGLLRFIGAETGPAGRVPAEEEP; encoded by the coding sequence TTGAAGATCGGCGTGCTCGGCCCCTTCCCCCCGTTCCGGGGCGGAATCTCCAACTTCGACGCCGAACTGGTCCGGAACCTCCCGGAGACCGTCGATGGCGCCGCTTTCAACTACACGCGCCTCTACCCCCGTCTGCTGTTCCCGGGGAAGACCCCCCTGGACACGAGCCGGGTCCGCTACCCGGGCGCGGCGGACCCCGTCTTCGACCCCTACAACCCGCTCTCCTGGCGGCGCGGCCGCCGGCGGATCGCCGCGGAGGGCCTCGACGTCCTCCTGCTCTCCTGGTGGACGCCCTTCTTCGCGCCGTTCCTCCTCCGGTTCCTGGGGCCCCTCCACCACCGCGCCTACCAGCGGCTGCTGCTGGTCTGCCACAACGTGGAGCCTCACGAACCGGTCCCCCTGGGGCGCTTCTTCCAGCGTCGCCTCTTCCGGTTGGCGGACGCCTTCATCGCCCACTGGGAAGGCGACGCCGGGGCCCTGGCCCGGGCGTGGCCGCACACGCCCGTCTGCCGGCTGTTCGTCCCCCGGTTTTCCGGGTTCCCCGACACGCCCGGCCTGACCCGGATGGAAGCCCGGGAGCGGCTCGGGCTCCCCGGGGCGGCGAAGATCGTCCTCTTTTTCGGCATTATCCGGAAGTACAAGGGGCTCGACGTGCTCCTGCAGGCGTTCGAGACGCTCGCGGCGGAACACCCCGACCTCTTCCTCGTGGTGGCGGGCGAGTTCTACGACAAGCGACGGGACTACCAGACCTGGATCGCGCCCCTGGAGCGCGCCGGGAGGATCCGGGTGACGGACGCCTTCGTGCCCAACGAGGCGGTGGAGGTTTACGTCAAGGCTTCCGACGTGGCGGTCCTGCCGTACCATCACGCCACCCAGAGCGGGGTGATCCCCCTCGTCTACCAGTGGGGACGGGGCGTGGTGACCACCCGGGTCGGCGGGCTGGCCGAGACGGTGGACGACGGGGTCTCGGGGATCCTGGTCCCGCCGGGAGACCCCCGGGCCCTGGCCGGGGCGATCCTCGCCTACCTGCAGGCCCGGGACCGCTTCGAGTCCGCCGTCCCGGCAACGGCGGCGCGTTTCACCCCCCGGCGCTACGTCGAGGGTCTGCTCCGATTCATCGGGGCGGAGACCGGCCCCGCGGGCCGGGTCCCCGCCGAGGAGGAACCGTGA
- the truD gene encoding tRNA pseudouridine(13) synthase TruD: protein MKVKVEPEDFRVTEEADVPLSAGGAYLVCRLEKRGWNTLDVLHAVARRFGLPVGAFAWGGRKDRHAVTVQYVTVETDRALSVREDGYSLEPVGRSDRPMGPDLIRCNRFEIRLRGIAAGSRERFSDCLRGVVASGVENYYDDQRFAGVDPRMGFPGKMMVLGQFNGALKSFLTRPDPRGRAEDRERRDVFFARWKDWKACREAAKTTLETTVFEYLAAHPRDFYGALRILPRDEVALALSAWQSGVWNQCLVSLARELAGSGKSGSVRGEVGDYLFLRDPNPALITVLPTLEIPACGARPSLKDERVARIYREVLEREAIPANAFRKFTFERMYLKSFLRRAWFQPEALRWEWAAEPDAGGRWSLLLRFALPRGCYATMLVKRLSLEA, encoded by the coding sequence GTGAAAGTCAAGGTCGAGCCGGAGGACTTCCGGGTGACGGAGGAGGCGGACGTACCCCTGTCCGCCGGGGGGGCGTACCTGGTCTGCCGCCTGGAGAAGCGGGGGTGGAACACGCTGGACGTTCTGCACGCCGTCGCACGACGCTTCGGCCTCCCCGTGGGCGCTTTTGCCTGGGGGGGACGGAAGGACCGTCACGCGGTGACGGTCCAGTACGTGACGGTGGAGACGGACCGGGCCCTCTCCGTCCGGGAGGATGGGTACTCCCTGGAGCCCGTGGGCCGCTCGGACCGTCCCATGGGGCCGGACCTGATCCGGTGCAACCGCTTCGAAATCCGGCTGCGCGGAATCGCCGCAGGGTCCCGGGAACGGTTCTCCGACTGCCTGCGGGGGGTGGTCGCGTCGGGGGTGGAAAACTACTATGACGACCAGCGCTTCGCCGGCGTGGACCCCCGGATGGGGTTCCCGGGGAAGATGATGGTCCTGGGCCAGTTCAACGGGGCGCTCAAGAGCTTCCTGACCCGGCCGGACCCGCGCGGCCGGGCGGAGGACCGGGAACGCCGCGACGTGTTCTTCGCGCGGTGGAAGGACTGGAAGGCCTGCCGGGAAGCGGCCAAAACCACGCTGGAGACCACGGTCTTCGAGTACCTGGCGGCCCACCCGAGGGACTTCTACGGGGCCCTCCGGATCCTGCCCCGGGACGAGGTGGCCCTGGCCCTCTCCGCGTGGCAGTCCGGCGTCTGGAACCAGTGCCTGGTGTCCCTGGCGAGGGAGCTGGCCGGGTCCGGCAAGTCCGGTTCGGTTCGCGGGGAGGTGGGGGACTACCTCTTCCTCCGGGACCCGAACCCGGCCCTGATCACCGTTCTCCCGACCCTGGAGATCCCGGCGTGCGGGGCCCGGCCGTCCCTGAAGGACGAGCGGGTGGCGCGCATCTACCGGGAGGTCCTCGAACGGGAGGCCATCCCCGCGAACGCCTTCCGGAAGTTCACGTTCGAACGGATGTACCTCAAGTCCTTCCTTCGCCGGGCCTGGTTCCAGCCCGAGGCCCTGCGGTGGGAGTGGGCGGCGGAGCCGGACGCCGGCGGGCGGTGGTCGCTCCTCCTCCGGTTCGCCCTGCCCCGCGGGTGCTACGCCACCATGCTGGTGAAACGGCTGTCGCTGGAAGCCTGA
- the rnr gene encoding ribonuclease R, protein MNPTERLKKDILAWLEGADVRQVTRRQLAEALDVGAEDKRSLRAALRELAAEGKLLPVKKNCWAVPGAGNVVAGTLQCHASGFGFLVPDPGSPLREDVFIPAPHLGDAVHGDRVVVEWRESAPRDPSGSGRGRGKPARKPEAGAGRRGRRGSADEAAEPPRRPRRLEGRVTRILERSKAKVIGKVIRFKTLTVIPVDARFQHSVLVDDDGGFPLEDGDVVQVEITVPPSAGHRPRGRVLRLVGKADDPELPLKIILARHEIRTDFPPEALAEADAFAPDPLAGDVAGREDLRRLDTVTIDGETAFDFDDAVNVTRGADGHFTLWVHIADVSHYVRPGSALDTEAFLRGTSVYFPDRSVPMLPPALSSGVCSLLPGRDRLAFTAVLDVHGVTGRVRKARFTPSVIRSRARMTYTQVAGVLKGNPELLGRFADQAEHFRTMADLSRVLNRRRRKLGAVDFDLPESVVRLAETGEVLGIVRTERNDAHRLIEEFMLAANEAVASLFTRKALPALFRVHDVPDPVKVEEFAEVAARFGHRFESKGETYEPKDFQRVADGLGDSAVGKFLSYLMLRSFKLAVYSTNNIGHFGLALKDYTHFTSPIRRYPDLVVHRLLRHVLAGKVLEAPVAGPADLPEIARRSSEREHEAMDAERAVMAWKKAEFMKERLGEEFDGFISGLKTNGFFVELLEHFVEGFVNLSLVDDDYYLFDEVKHCFVGKTGGRTFRLGDPLRVRVARVDMSRHHIEFAPAAARAARRGEEGLEKFRRRRIKR, encoded by the coding sequence ATGAATCCGACGGAACGGTTGAAGAAGGACATTCTCGCCTGGCTTGAAGGTGCGGACGTGAGGCAGGTGACCCGGCGGCAGCTCGCCGAGGCGCTGGACGTGGGCGCCGAGGACAAGCGTTCCCTCCGGGCGGCCCTGCGGGAACTTGCGGCGGAGGGGAAGCTCCTCCCCGTGAAGAAGAACTGCTGGGCCGTGCCCGGCGCCGGCAACGTGGTGGCGGGGACCCTGCAGTGTCATGCCTCCGGCTTCGGTTTCCTCGTTCCCGACCCGGGGAGCCCACTCCGGGAGGATGTTTTCATCCCCGCCCCGCACCTCGGCGACGCGGTGCACGGCGACCGGGTGGTGGTGGAGTGGCGGGAGTCCGCGCCCCGGGACCCGTCGGGGTCGGGCCGCGGGCGGGGAAAACCGGCCCGGAAGCCCGAGGCCGGGGCCGGCCGCCGGGGCCGGCGGGGGTCGGCGGACGAGGCCGCGGAGCCGCCCCGCCGTCCGCGGCGCCTGGAAGGCCGGGTGACCCGGATCCTGGAACGGTCGAAGGCCAAGGTCATCGGGAAGGTGATCCGGTTCAAGACCCTGACCGTCATCCCCGTGGACGCGCGGTTTCAGCACTCCGTCCTGGTGGACGACGACGGGGGCTTCCCCCTCGAGGACGGGGACGTGGTGCAGGTGGAGATCACCGTGCCGCCGTCGGCGGGCCACCGCCCCCGGGGGCGCGTCCTCCGGCTGGTGGGTAAGGCCGACGACCCCGAGCTGCCCCTGAAGATCATCCTGGCCCGGCACGAGATCCGGACGGACTTTCCCCCGGAGGCCCTGGCGGAGGCGGACGCCTTCGCGCCGGACCCGCTCGCGGGCGACGTGGCGGGGCGGGAGGACCTCCGGCGCCTGGACACCGTCACCATCGACGGGGAGACCGCCTTCGACTTCGACGACGCGGTGAACGTGACCCGGGGGGCCGACGGCCACTTCACCCTCTGGGTCCACATCGCCGACGTCTCCCACTACGTGCGGCCGGGGAGCGCCCTGGACACGGAAGCCTTCCTCCGCGGAACCTCGGTCTACTTCCCCGACCGTTCCGTTCCCATGCTCCCGCCGGCCCTCTCGTCGGGAGTCTGCTCCCTCCTCCCCGGCCGGGACCGGCTGGCCTTCACCGCGGTCCTGGACGTTCACGGCGTCACGGGGCGCGTCCGGAAGGCCCGCTTCACGCCCTCGGTGATCCGGAGCCGCGCCCGCATGACCTACACCCAGGTGGCCGGCGTCCTGAAGGGGAACCCTGAACTCCTCGGCCGCTTCGCCGACCAGGCGGAGCACTTCCGGACCATGGCGGACCTCTCCCGGGTCCTGAACCGTCGGCGCCGGAAGCTGGGGGCCGTGGACTTCGACCTGCCGGAGAGCGTGGTCCGCCTCGCCGAGACGGGCGAGGTGCTGGGGATCGTCCGCACCGAGCGGAACGACGCCCACCGGCTCATCGAGGAGTTCATGCTGGCCGCCAACGAGGCGGTGGCGTCCCTTTTCACCCGGAAGGCGCTCCCTGCCCTCTTCCGGGTCCACGACGTGCCGGACCCTGTCAAGGTGGAGGAGTTCGCCGAGGTGGCGGCCCGGTTCGGGCACCGCTTCGAGTCGAAAGGTGAAACTTACGAACCGAAGGACTTCCAGCGCGTGGCGGACGGCCTCGGCGACTCGGCCGTGGGCAAGTTCCTGAGCTACCTGATGCTGCGTTCCTTCAAGCTGGCGGTCTACTCGACGAACAACATCGGGCACTTCGGCCTGGCCCTGAAGGACTACACCCACTTCACCTCCCCCATCCGGCGGTATCCTGACCTGGTGGTCCACCGGCTGCTGCGGCACGTCCTGGCGGGAAAGGTCCTCGAGGCGCCGGTGGCGGGGCCGGCGGACCTCCCCGAGATCGCCCGCCGATCTTCCGAGCGGGAGCACGAGGCCATGGACGCCGAGCGGGCGGTCATGGCGTGGAAGAAGGCCGAGTTCATGAAGGAGCGCCTCGGCGAGGAGTTCGACGGTTTCATCTCCGGCCTCAAGACCAACGGGTTCTTCGTGGAGCTGCTCGAGCACTTCGTGGAAGGATTCGTGAACCTGTCCCTGGTGGATGACGACTACTACCTCTTCGACGAGGTCAAGCACTGCTTCGTCGGGAAGACCGGGGGCCGGACCTTCCGGCTCGGAGACCCCCTGCGGGTGCGGGTGGCCAGAGTGGACATGAGCCGTCACCACATCGAGTTCGCCCCGGCGGCGGCCCGGGCCGCGCGGCGGGGGGAGGAAGGCCTGGAGAAATTCCGTCGCCGCCGCATCAAGCGGTGA